The stretch of DNA GTACGCTGTGCCCCGGTGTTCCGCACATTCCCCGACGGCATAAATATCGGGCAGGCTTGTTTCCATGAAATCGTTAACGACGATGGCCCGGTTTGTCTGCAGGCCGATTTTCGCAGCCAGGTCGATATTCGGACGAATACCAACTGCCATCACCACAAGGTCGGCAGCAAGCTCTGAGCCGTCTTTGAAAGTGAGTCCGCTCACATGCCCATAACCGTTCAGCCGGAGAGTCTGCTTGTTCATTAAAAAGGTCATGCCCTGCTGTTCAAGTTCTTCTTTCAGCATCCTGGATGCCTGTGCATCGAGCTGAGCTTCCATTAATGAATCAAGCACGTGTACCACATATACATCCATGTTTAAATTAAGCAGTCCGCGGGCAGCTTCAAGCCCCAGCAAGCCGCCTCCAATGACGACCGCGCGCTTTTTGCGGTTTGCATAATCGATCATTGTTTCACAGTCTTCCATGTTTCGAAAACCGATTACGCCGTTTTGATCAGCGCCGGGAAGAGGGAGGATAAATGGGTTTGAGCCGGTCGCCAGGATCAGATGATCATAGGAAATGAATTTTCCAGACGCGCTCGTGACCGTTTTTTTGGCTGGGTCTACCTGTACAACCGCATCTCCTGTATGAAGGTGAATGCGGTTTTTGGCATACCAGTCAAAATCATTTAACACAATTTCCTCCATTTTTGTGTTGCCCTGCAGCACTTTTGACAGCATAATCCGGTTGTAATTCGGATGCGGTTCATCTCCAAAGACGGTAATATCAAAACGCTCAGGATCAAGCGCAATGATTTCTTCCAAACAGCGAATACCTGCCATGCCATTACCAACTAACACCACTTTTTCTTTCATGGATACCTCTCCTTTTATTCCTGTTGTTTATAAGGATAAAGGAGAAAGCGGAATATAAATGTGAAAAACATCACAATAAAAGCGGAAAACTGTGGCAGCTTTGTGGACAGTGAAAAAGAAAAAAACCGGCAGGCATGACCGGTTTTAGGAATCCATTTTTTTGGCGCCCTGGATCAGCAGCCATTGAAGAGGAAGGCGGGCCCACAGCACCCATGCGGGAAGCTTTTTCTCGCCGAGCGGAATGTTTTTCATGGCCATATACACATTAGCTGGAAAAACAGCGGCTAAAAAAGCCGGCATCGTTTTTGTGACAAAAGACGTGCCACGATTCAACAGCAGGGCGGCTCCATATATCACTTCAATGACGCCAGAGACAGCGACAATCGCTTGGTTAAAGGGAAGAAAAGCCGGCACAATCGCTTTAAAGCCGTTAGGCCGTTTGAAGTGCGCGATGCCTGCGGCTAAAAAACCAGCTCCGTAAAATAAGCGAATTAACGTTTTCATCCTGACACACTCCTTTTTTCTACCGTACGAAAGGCAGGAGGGCCTGTCAAATAAAAAAGCACCGCCCTCGGGCGGTGCTTCAGACTGAAGACAAATGATATGGATGATCGTGCACATGAATAGGATAGATCGGCGGCGTCCAGGCAGCTCCGCTTTCCATGGGGCCAGGCGCTGAGCCCGACTGCGCCTGGCGGCTCCACCGGTCTCAGCTGCCCGCTCGTCCCATAGGAGTCTTCGCCGCCCTCCCGCCGCCAAGTGGTTTGCAACAAGATTGTATAGAGTGAATAAGACCATTTCTTTCTGTTTAGCTCTGTTAAAGAACAATGTTGATTTTCCTATTTAACTAAAGGTGCAGGTTAATTCAATAAGAGAATATAGTAAAATGAAGGTGAAATTATAAAAAATCTAAGCTATATGATTGGTTAGCAACCAGTCGTGATTATTTTGATTATTGAAATTGACGGCTTTTTTCATCAAGTTCTACTTACGGGTAAAAAGTGTTCTAAACACCAATTAAAGCAAATGTATCTTCAAGCAACAGAATTAACTTATGAGATAAGAGACCTTCCTAATGTGTTTTGCAGGCTTCACAACTTTGAACAGGTTCCTTATACTAACGATATTACTGTTGATTTTGTAATTGATACTGATACCGATAGAATTTACTCACCTTCTTATTAAGCTAACGGGGGCTTGAGGTGAAAAATGGGGGTAGCTGCGGCACCTCCTTTTCTTATTGAACAAACGTGCAGGTTAGTTTAACAAGAAATGATAAAATCAGGTTATGTTAATGTAATATCGCATTAATAAGATTATTGGTTTGGAGCGAATATTAAATGGAAAAGTACACTTGTCCTTGTTGTGGCTATAAGACACTTGAAGAAGGAACACGGGATAGTTATGAAATATGTAAAGTTTGCTATTGGGAAGATGATTTCGTACAGAATGAGGACCCAGATTTTGAAGGTGGAGCTAATGAAGTATCTTTGAGACAAGCACAAAGAAATTTCAAGATTTACGGAGCAAGTGAGGAACGGTTTAAAGACAGCGTTGTAGAACCAAGCCTTGGAGGATACGAGAAAGATGAAAATTTTAAACCTCTTTAGAGTTTTTTAGGGGAGATTACCATCATTAATTAATCTTTCTTCCTCAACTACGGGGACTTTTGTTTAATATCTCGGCTGTCATTTCCATAGCCTTTTCTCATTCAGCTAATGGGAAGATTAGTTGAATAAGGAGTGAGGTACCAATACATAAGCAACTAATATTTTGTGATAATCAAAAGGTATTAAAACTTTGAAGGTAAAGGGTAAAAGATGAGGAAATATATTTCGTTAAACTTAATTTTGTTTATTGTATTTTTGGCAGGAACCATACTTACAATGTTTATAATATATAAGGATATTGATACTTCGCTTTCTTTTAAATTTATTATAGGATATGTAATTTATCTTCTCCTATATAGTTTGTTCTCTATCTTACTAGTTATTGTGAATACAAAGAAGTTAAATTGGATTCAAATAAGAAAAAGGCTTTTTACGTTTATTACTTCGTTTATTTTTTTGAGTGCTGCACATTATCTTATTGATTATTTTTTTAGACACTCGGAAATGGATGTTTGGGATTTTGGTATTCCTTTAGGTATATCATTTGGATTGGCGTTTTCTGATTTAATGGCTTGGAAAAAGAAAGACTAAAGCATTAATGTTTTTGCAAAAGAATTCTTTACTGAATTAAGGATTAATGCCGTTTTGTTCTTTCACTAACGGGGGCTTGGATAAAGAGTGGGGGTAGCTGCCGCGCCTCCTTTTCGTATTGAACAGACGGGACAGTTTTGTTTAGGAAAGATGTTTTATGGAGGACAAACGAATGATAGCCAAAGCAGAGTTAATAACTCAACCATATTCAGGAGAATACCTGGAAAAGATTTATGACATTCCGAGTTCATGGAACTCTCAAAATTGGACTTGGATAAAATTTACAAACGATGACTTAACTGAATGGTGTGGAAATTTCAGAGGCTTTCCACGAGAAGTTGCCGTATCAGAAAAATATAATTGTGTCCTTGTTCTTACTTCGGATTATTTATTTAAGCTTGATTGCTCCAGTAGAGAGTTAACTGAATATGAGTCCTAGTCTCTATATCAGAGTTTAACAGTGAGCCCTTCTGGTGATTTTATAATAGCTGATTATTGTAGTATTGAAATTATAAAATCAACCTTAATTAATAAGATACAAGTGGATAGTCCTGTCGAAATGGATATGATTAAGTTTCATGGTTGGTCTAACAATAAATTATTAATAACAGGCGATGGGTTTTTGAACGGAAACCATGTGGAGCTAGAACTTGATGGTGGGACATTTGAAATAACTGTTAAAGACTAAAATAAATTAGTCCCTTTCTTAAACTAACGGGGTGCAAGAGTTTAAGAACCGGCTGCTGTTCCAGCCGGTCTTTTTTCTTCCTCAACTATAGGTGCAGTTTAGTTGAATAAGAAAATGCTAAAATATAGTCAAAAACAATAGCTAAAAGGTGATTATATATGGTGAAAAACTTGGAATTGATAACAGATAAGGTACAAAGTTTTTCGTTTGCAGATATAACATACATTAAAAATTTCAATTTGAGTTTTCTAAAGGAATTTAATGTTCATAGCTCTGTATTAGATATTGATTTTATTGTCGAAGGTAAAGATAATCGGTACCTTGTACAATTTCGTTTCCACAATCCACAGAATATCCACTTCGAAAGTGGTGGTTTTTATCATCAAATATCTTTAAACATTGATGATATTACAGAAAGAGGCTGGGAAAACATGAAATATGAAGTAGAAGATTATGAAGATAATGCCCTCAGCTTTTTTTGCGCTGAAGTTGAAGTGATTTCTATATCAGAAACCATTTATTAGATTTGGCTTATTAAGCTAACGGGGGCTTTTGTTTAATATTTCGGCTGCCATTTCGGTAGCCTTTTCTTATTTTTCTAACGCAGTAGGTTAGTACAAGAAGGGATAAGATGAGAATATGTGTTTAGGAATATTTTTTAAGGAGCTGTTTGTATGCTTCATATGAATGTAATCAAAAAATTTAAAACCTCTTATCAAATTAAATTTTCAAATGATTATCGTTTTTTATGCCATACAACGGGCAGTAAAACAATCATTTATGATACAAGTTCTTGGGAAAAAATAATGGAGCTTAGTAAACCTAATAATCCTGGTTATATTCATTTCTCAGAAAATGATGATTATTTATATATAAAAAACACAATCGGTACTGTATGTGTATATGAAACGGTCGGATTTCAGTTAATCAAAACCATTAAATCGAATAAAAAATATCAACTTGTTGAAGCTGACTTTGCTTTAACTAATACTTCATTCATTATCCTTGATACACTGAAAACAAAAGACGGACATCAACTGGCATTAATCAACATTGAGGAGGGTGAGTATAGAGTATTAACCCAATTTAAAGATTCAATCACTCTTATTTATTTTAATCAGTTTGTCCAGGCTGAAAGTGCCTATTTATTTACTTTAAGTTATGTAAATAACGCGGATTATAAAGTTCATAAAATTGTAAAAATGAAAGAACCAATAAAAAGTGAGTCAGCAGAGGTAATGGAAAATTCAAAAATTTGGTATTGGGATGCCATCATCTTTAACTCTATTCATAATGTATATATTGTGGTTCAAAGTTATGACATAGTTATACTCGATGGACAGTTTAAGGAAATTTTAAAGAAAGTTAACTTGTCAGATAAGGATTATCCTAACTTTGGTTATTTTCAACACATTCACCTGTCAAATAATGGGGATTGTATTATCATTACTTATAGCGAAACAGTTTTAATCCTACGATACTCTGACTTACAAACCATTTTAGTTGAAAAAATCCAATATGCTTGTTTCGCAGAATTTAGCACCGATAACCGATTTATTCTTATAGGAACGTGGGAGAATGGTTACATCCTTGAAAACACGTTACGTTAGTGTCATCGGAAAAATAAAGGTCACCGTTCTTCTAATAAGTATTGTGAATTTTTTCACTTAAAGTATCGGGGGCGTTAGTTGAACTAGAAACATAAAAAGATCGACAATTCTCGGTCTTTTCTTTTGAGTAAAAATCAACAGTGAAGTTTAACAGAGCCTTCTGTTTAAAAAAGAGCAAAGGTCTATTCGATCCTTGCTTATGGATTTTCAACACTACTTATCGGCTCTTTTTAAAAGCGAAAGACTTTGTCTAAACATTGAAGCACCGCCGAGGGGGCGGTGCTTCGCATCTATTAAACAGTAAATTTACGGACAACCTGCTGCAGTTCTTCTGCCATGACAGACAGGGATTTCGCGGCCATATTCACTTCCTCTAAAGAAGCAAGCTGCTCCTGCGTTGCTGCTGCCACTTGTTCAGCGCTAGACGCATTGTTTTGCGCCACATCCGAAACGGAATGAATGGAGGATGTCAGCTGGTTCACAATGGCGGCTACCTGTGCAGCGATCGATGTTACATCCTGCACGTGCGGGGTAATCCGCTCCATGCCGGTTAAAATGCCGCTAAACTTTTCGGAGGTATCATCCGACAGGGAAATGCCGGTTTTGACGCTTTTAGACGCCTGGCTCATCAGCTCAACCGAACGCTGTGTATCTTTTTGAATCACATCAATTAATCCAGCGATTTGTCCGGCAGACGCCTGTGACTGCTCAGCCAGCTTTCTTACTTCACCGGCTACCACAGAAAAGCCTTTGCCATGCTCGCCGGCGCGGGCTGCTTCAATCGCCGCATTAAGAGCAAGCAGGTTCGTTTGATCGGCAATTGAAGAAATCACATCAATGATAGTATTGATTTCGGCTGACCGCCCGCTCAACGATTTAATCATTTCATCAGACGCCTGCACATGCTCTTGAATTTCGTTCATTTGTGCGACTGTGCGGCGGACGGAGTCTTCTCCTTCAGCAGCATGGGACATCGTATCAGCTGCAGATGCAGCCATGATGCCGGCACTGTCGACAATTTTTCCGGCACCCAAACGCAGTTCTTCCATATCATTTACAATGGTCGTGATCGCGCTTGTCTGCTGATCGGCTCCGGCAGCTACTTTTTGAATAGAATCAGCCACATGGCCGGTTGCAGCGGTTGTTTCATCTGCAGAGGCGGTTAACTCTTCAGAAGCCGCTGCCACCTGCTCTGTATTACGGTCTACCTGGCCAATGAGCTCGCGCAAATTCTGTGCCATCAAACCGAAGGAACGTGATAAATCACCAATCTCATCCCTGCGGCTGCCCGCTTCAATCGTTTGGGTCAGATCGCCCTGGCTCAATGTATCAGCGCTTTGTTTTAATGAGTGAAGCGGCCGCGTAATAGACCGGATAATCGCCCAAACAAGCGCAGCACCCGCAAGCAGGGACAGAAGAATGGTAAGGGCCGTTTTCCATAAAATCGGCTTGGTCGCTTCTGTTATTTCACTTGAATACATGGTACCGCCGATTTTCCAGCCAGTCGCTTCATTTGTCAGGAAGGTCATAAACTTGCTGTCATTGTTGAAGATATAATCAAAAGAGCCCGACTCGCCACTATACAGCCGGTCGTAAAGGGAGTCTGTTGCTTCTGCTCCAAATTCTTCGGTTGGATGAACGATAAAGTGGCGTTCACCGTCAAGCAGGATGGCATAGCCTTCCTTGCCGACTTTGATCGGATCTGTCATGGCTGTAATAGAATCTAGTGTTAAATTGATCCCGATTACCCCGCTTTTGTCGGCTGTCTGGCGGGCAATTGTCACGACGTTTGAGCCGGAGGAAGAAACATAAGGAGGTGTAATCACCGTTTCACCGTTTGCTTCAACTGCCTGCTTGTACCAAGGACGGTCTCTCGGATCATAGTCTGCTGCCAGCTCCTGGCGCGGCTCTTGTATCATGATGCCGTTTGTTGTGCCGACATAAATGCTGACTGCTTCCGGATGAAGCTTCGCGTATTGATCAAGGCGAAGACGAAGAGCCGGGCTTTCTTCTCCTTGAATCGATTTGGCAGTTACGAGACTGCTGTAAATTTCTGCGTCATGTGTTTTCTTTCCGATTTGATCGGTAATGAGCCGGTCAAGCGAGGAGATATTTTCATTGGCAGAGGCCATCATCTGCTGCTTGATTTCATTTTTCGCGCTGTTGTATGCGGAAAAGCCGATCAAAAGGGAAGGAATCAGCAGGACGGCTAAAAATGAAAGAATAAGTTTTTTGCGAATAGTCCATTTCATGGTGTTGCTCCTTTTTAGATGATGCTATTATTTTAGCGTTTAAATACAGGGAATCAATCCTTTTTTTGTGAAAAAAACAAGTCTTTTTTGACAAATAAAAAAACGGACCTGTGTCTTAGGTCCGTTCAGGCTGTTGACAAACGCCCGCTTTCGGCGTCACTTGCCAGCTGTGAATGCTCATGACCCCAAAAAGGTCACTCCGCTTCCAAGCCGGCGGCGTTCCTGGAAAGACAGACGTTTTCAATCAGCCTGCTTTCTTACTTTGCCTACACTCTCAACGGACCTGTGTCTTAGGTCCGTTTTTTTTATTTTGTGATTTTTTGGAAGAAAGAATCGTCGTAGACATTCAAATGAACATTGGCTTCGATATCTTCGTTTTGAAAAGCGGCCGTTTTCATGCCGGCTTCCCGCGCAGGAATCAAGTCGAGTGAACGGTCGCCGATCGCCCAGTCGAGCCCGTATTTTTCATGCAGATATTTATAAGCGGCGGCATCTGGCTTGCGCGGGAATCCGTCTTCCTCCGGGCTGATAATTTCGGTGAAGTACTCGAGCAGGCCAAACTTTGTTAACAGGTTTTTCGTTGATTCTTTCGTTCGGTGAGTTACAATCACATTTAATTCTGCAGCAGCAAGCACACGGTCAATTCCTTCGAAAGGAAGGCAGGCCGATTCTGACTGTTTATGATCCAGCTCTGCAAACATGGCACGGAAATCCTCTGAAATGCCATAGTGTGCAAAAGCCAGCTTTGAATTTTTTTTCAGCCAGCGAAGCGCCTCATCCCGGTCAACAGGTGTGCCGTGTGCCGCTTCGTGAACCGCTGCAAAGCTGGCCAAAATAGCCGGGTATGTATCAAAAATTGTTCCATCTAAATCCCAAAGTAGTCTCATGTTGTCATTCTCCTTTTTTCTTTCGTATAAAACTGGTAAGCGCCCTTGCCGTTTTGCTTTACCGCATACATAGCCGTGTCTGCTTTTTGAATCAGCTGCTCCGGTTTTTCGCCGTCTTGCGGATAAAGGGCAATGCCGATGCTTGGTGTAACCAGCATTTTTTGATCATCGGCATAATAAGGCTCACTAAGGGAGCGAAGCAGGCGTTTAGCAATTTGTTCTACTTCTTTCCGCGTCGAAATGCCGCATACAACCGCCGTAAATTCATCGCCGCCCTGCCGCGCAGCCATGTCGCCGGAGCGAAGGGAAGCAGACAGCCGCCGGCTGACAGATACAAGCAGCTCATCTCCAGCATGATGACCGAGCGTGTCATTAATTGCTTTAAAGCCATCTAAATCCATGTACAAAACAGCAAACGGGTGTTTATCTTCTTCGATCAGCTTCATTAGTTTTTGGTCAAAGGATAACCGGTTTGGTAGGCCGGTCAGGGCATCATGATAAGCCATATGAGCGATTTTGCGATGCTGCTTTTTTTGGTCGGTCACGTCTTTGCCGATGCCGTAAATACCAGTCACCTGTCCATCCACGATAATCGGAATATTGGTCATATTCATAATGAATATTTCGCCTGTCCGGCTGCAAAGCGTCACTTCATACTCCTGTGCACTGCCTTTTAACAGGGAGGAGAAATGAGCAAATACTTGCTTTTTGTCCCGTTCTGCAATAAAGGAGGAACAGCGCAGGCCAATCACATCTTCTTCGTTTGAAAAACCAAGAAGGTTTGCAGCCGCCTGGTTAACAGATTGAAAGCGGCCATCCAGTCCCGCTGAAAAAGCGGCCTCCGGATAATAATCAAACAGGGAACGGTAACGCTGCTCGTTGGCTGACAGCTCCTGTGAGCGGTGCAGCAGCTGGTCATACAGCGCCTGGTTTTCCACCAGTGTAACAGCCTGGCGGATCATCAGCAGCATGATCGAAATCGATGCGCCGATGGTAAGCGCATTAAAGCCGGAATAAAACAGCATAAAAGCAAATAGGACCATCACACCGATATAGGGAAGTGAAAAGCGGAGCATGCCGACCTGTTTACTCATAGGATGCGCTTCAGCCGGTGTGCTGCCGTATAAATGACCGGCTAGTGCCATGAGCAAGACGGAAAATACATACATCGGATCGGTGATATTGCCGGATTCATAGCCGTTGTTTAAAATCATCGTTAAGTAAACGGTATCCGCGGTAATTTGCACAAAGAGAGCAAGCAAA from Domibacillus sp. DTU_2020_1001157_1_SI_ALB_TIR_016 encodes:
- a CDS encoding DoxX family membrane protein, which produces MKTLIRLFYGAGFLAAGIAHFKRPNGFKAIVPAFLPFNQAIVAVSGVIEVIYGAALLLNRGTSFVTKTMPAFLAAVFPANVYMAMKNIPLGEKKLPAWVLWARLPLQWLLIQGAKKMDS
- a CDS encoding CPCC family cysteine-rich protein, giving the protein MEKYTCPCCGYKTLEEGTRDSYEICKVCYWEDDFVQNEDPDFEGGANEVSLRQAQRNFKIYGASEERFKDSVVEPSLGGYEKDENFKPL
- a CDS encoding methyl-accepting chemotaxis protein, encoding MKWTIRKKLILSFLAVLLIPSLLIGFSAYNSAKNEIKQQMMASANENISSLDRLITDQIGKKTHDAEIYSSLVTAKSIQGEESPALRLRLDQYAKLHPEAVSIYVGTTNGIMIQEPRQELAADYDPRDRPWYKQAVEANGETVITPPYVSSSGSNVVTIARQTADKSGVIGINLTLDSITAMTDPIKVGKEGYAILLDGERHFIVHPTEEFGAEATDSLYDRLYSGESGSFDYIFNNDSKFMTFLTNEATGWKIGGTMYSSEITEATKPILWKTALTILLSLLAGAALVWAIIRSITRPLHSLKQSADTLSQGDLTQTIEAGSRRDEIGDLSRSFGLMAQNLRELIGQVDRNTEQVAAASEELTASADETTAATGHVADSIQKVAAGADQQTSAITTIVNDMEELRLGAGKIVDSAGIMAASAADTMSHAAEGEDSVRRTVAQMNEIQEHVQASDEMIKSLSGRSAEINTIIDVISSIADQTNLLALNAAIEAARAGEHGKGFSVVAGEVRKLAEQSQASAGQIAGLIDVIQKDTQRSVELMSQASKSVKTGISLSDDTSEKFSGILTGMERITPHVQDVTSIAAQVAAIVNQLTSSIHSVSDVAQNNASSAEQVAAATQEQLASLEEVNMAAKSLSVMAEELQQVVRKFTV
- a CDS encoding HAD hydrolase-like protein codes for the protein MRLLWDLDGTIFDTYPAILASFAAVHEAAHGTPVDRDEALRWLKKNSKLAFAHYGISEDFRAMFAELDHKQSESACLPFEGIDRVLAAAELNVIVTHRTKESTKNLLTKFGLLEYFTEIISPEEDGFPRKPDAAAYKYLHEKYGLDWAIGDRSLDLIPAREAGMKTAAFQNEDIEANVHLNVYDDSFFQKITK
- a CDS encoding diguanylate cyclase domain-containing protein; this translates as MIKRYLVFILFITAIYYVWLFSFENDEWAKTLGGNILSIVGPGIALYWLFQTLSTAAVKQPLFWKLIFTGLSLYFISECLWFYFETLLGQEVPIAGFLDFFYLGHAFCYILALVVRFKQERKTAQTVRMLFDMLITMTVAVSFIWHFIIRNILNNGELPLFDLLINLSYPISDIGMLLAAATFFFGLNESHAKKEIGLILLALFVQITADTVYLTMILNNGYESGNITDPMYVFSVLLMALAGHLYGSTPAEAHPMSKQVGMLRFSLPYIGVMVLFAFMLFYSGFNALTIGASISIMLLMIRQAVTLVENQALYDQLLHRSQELSANEQRYRSLFDYYPEAAFSAGLDGRFQSVNQAAANLLGFSNEEDVIGLRCSSFIAERDKKQVFAHFSSLLKGSAQEYEVTLCSRTGEIFIMNMTNIPIIVDGQVTGIYGIGKDVTDQKKQHRKIAHMAYHDALTGLPNRLSFDQKLMKLIEEDKHPFAVLYMDLDGFKAINDTLGHHAGDELLVSVSRRLSASLRSGDMAARQGGDEFTAVVCGISTRKEVEQIAKRLLRSLSEPYYADDQKMLVTPSIGIALYPQDGEKPEQLIQKADTAMYAVKQNGKGAYQFYTKEKRRMTT